The following coding sequences lie in one Komagataeibacter sucrofermentans DSM 15973 genomic window:
- a CDS encoding L-threonylcarbamoyladenylate synthase, protein MQTRLLPDTPAGIETASAILRAGGLVAFGTETVYGLGADAGNDRAVAAIYAAKGRPGRNPLISHFASAEAAFAQVAATTLAHLLAARFWPGPLTMVLPQAPGCAISPIATAGLPTAAVRVPAGRTTLALLQACGFPVVAPSANPSGKVSPSDAQHVMAGLAGRIDAVLDCGPCPVGVESTIIDLSGPVPVLLRPGGITLEALEEACGMPVALPQAASNDARPSAPGQLSSHYAPGLPVRLDATAVGANEALLAFGAPLPGSPLVWNLSESGDLHEAAARLFAGLRFLDMEGQRRGLVGIAVQPVPRHALGRAIRDRLTRAACPRS, encoded by the coding sequence ATGCAAACCCGCCTGCTCCCTGACACCCCCGCCGGGATCGAGACCGCAAGCGCGATTTTACGCGCGGGCGGGCTTGTGGCCTTCGGCACCGAGACGGTTTACGGCCTTGGCGCGGATGCAGGCAATGACCGGGCGGTGGCCGCCATCTACGCCGCCAAGGGCAGGCCGGGGCGCAACCCGCTCATCAGCCACTTCGCCAGCGCCGAGGCCGCCTTCGCGCAGGTCGCGGCAACGACGCTGGCCCACCTGCTCGCCGCGCGGTTCTGGCCCGGCCCGCTGACCATGGTGCTGCCCCAGGCGCCCGGCTGCGCCATCTCGCCCATCGCCACGGCAGGCCTGCCCACCGCCGCCGTGCGGGTGCCCGCAGGCCGCACCACGCTGGCGCTGCTGCAGGCGTGCGGCTTTCCCGTCGTGGCGCCTTCGGCCAATCCCTCGGGCAAGGTCAGCCCGTCAGACGCACAGCATGTCATGGCAGGGCTTGCAGGCCGGATTGACGCGGTGCTCGATTGCGGCCCCTGCCCCGTGGGGGTGGAGAGCACGATCATCGACCTCAGCGGCCCCGTGCCCGTGCTGCTGCGCCCCGGCGGCATCACGCTCGAAGCGCTGGAGGAAGCCTGCGGCATGCCCGTGGCCCTGCCGCAGGCCGCGAGCAATGATGCCCGCCCCTCCGCCCCCGGCCAGCTTTCATCGCATTACGCGCCCGGCCTGCCCGTAAGGCTTGACGCCACCGCCGTGGGCGCGAATGAAGCCCTGCTGGCTTTTGGCGCCCCCCTGCCGGGCAGCCCGCTGGTGTGGAACCTGAGCGAAAGCGGTGATTTGCACGAAGCGGCAGCCCGCCTCTTCGCGGGGCTGCGGTTTCTTGATATGGAGGGGCAGCGCCGGGGGCTGGTCGGGATTGCCGTGCAGCCCGTGCCCCGGCATGCGCTGGGGCGGGCCATCCGCGACCGGCTGACCCGTGCGGCCTGTCCGCGTTCGTAA
- the cysQ gene encoding 3'(2'),5'-bisphosphate nucleotidase CysQ codes for MNTPSMPAYEDRFLLDLALRLADEAAELIRAIRARGFATKVKTDSSPVTEADHAAEAHILKGLRAHAPAIPVVAEEEMAAGIRVDPGSEFWLVDPLDGTREFAAGRDDFTVNIGLIRHNRPVLGAVALPAYHQLYGAGAGRGAFRIDAQGEQAIHVRTPPAEGLTVLASRHYADDPRLKEFLGGHPVAHLGNIGSAAKFIRVAEGLADLYPRLGTTMEWDTAAPQAVVEAAGGAILTPDGLPLAYGKPEWRNPHFVCRGAR; via the coding sequence ATGAATACGCCATCCATGCCAGCTTATGAGGACAGATTCCTTCTGGATCTGGCCCTGCGCCTTGCCGATGAAGCCGCCGAACTGATCCGCGCCATCCGCGCGCGCGGCTTCGCCACCAAGGTCAAGACCGACAGCTCCCCCGTAACCGAGGCCGACCACGCGGCGGAAGCGCATATCCTCAAGGGCCTGCGCGCCCATGCGCCCGCTATCCCCGTCGTGGCGGAGGAGGAAATGGCCGCGGGCATCCGCGTCGATCCCGGCAGCGAGTTCTGGCTGGTCGACCCGCTTGATGGCACGCGCGAATTTGCCGCGGGCCGCGATGATTTTACCGTCAATATCGGCCTGATCCGCCACAATCGCCCGGTGCTCGGCGCCGTGGCCCTGCCCGCCTACCACCAGCTTTATGGTGCGGGCGCGGGGCGCGGGGCCTTCCGCATTGATGCGCAGGGCGAGCAGGCCATCCATGTCCGCACCCCCCCGGCGGAGGGGCTGACCGTGCTGGCCTCGCGCCATTATGCCGATGATCCGCGGCTCAAGGAATTCCTGGGCGGCCATCCCGTCGCCCATCTGGGCAATATCGGCTCGGCGGCCAAGTTCATCCGCGTGGCGGAAGGGCTGGCCGATCTCTATCCCCGCCTCGGCACCACCATGGAGTGGGACACCGCCGCCCCGCAGGCCGTGGTCGAGGCCGCCGGTGGCGCGATCCTCACGCCCGATGGCTTGCCACTGGCCTATGGCAAGCCGGAATGGCGCAACCCGCACTTCGTGTGCCGTGGGGCACGCTAG
- a CDS encoding leucyl aminopeptidase, translating into MLDIAFSDATTPAGGTIAILAPSGTAPAGMFAQIDAATGGALARAARAAHFGFELAKTCVVLAPGAGYDRVILVGLGAMDALCATGAERAGVAAARALAQGGAQGAIVADSLSPGLAAHAALGVVLGSYRFDSYRTTPRKGEAEKLARVSVLAADPAATQAAWQPLAAVARGVFLCRDLVSEPANMLRPPEFEQRILALRDLGVEVEVLDRDAMHKLGFGALLGVAQGSDAPPRTVIMRWNGGVAGEAPVAFVGKGVTFDSGGISIKPAAGMDEMKTDMGGAAAVVGTMAALAGRKAKVNAVGVVGLVENMLSGNAQRPGDVVRTAAGQTVEVLNTDAEGRLVLADVLWYTQDRFKPRFMVNLATLTGAIVVSLGVERAGLFSNNDELAGYLSGTGEATGEKLWRMPLDAAYLELLRSDIADLKNIGGRPGGSITAAKFLECFVNDVPWAHLDIAGTVFSSRATSHAPKGATGFGVRLLDRLVSTHYEG; encoded by the coding sequence ATGCTCGATATCGCCTTTTCCGATGCCACGACGCCCGCCGGCGGCACGATCGCCATCCTTGCGCCCTCCGGCACGGCGCCCGCAGGCATGTTTGCCCAGATCGATGCCGCGACCGGCGGGGCGCTGGCACGGGCCGCCAGGGCCGCCCACTTTGGCTTCGAGCTTGCCAAGACCTGCGTAGTGCTCGCGCCCGGCGCAGGCTACGACCGCGTGATCCTTGTCGGGCTGGGCGCGATGGATGCGTTGTGCGCAACCGGGGCGGAGCGCGCGGGCGTTGCCGCAGCGCGCGCCCTGGCGCAGGGCGGCGCGCAGGGCGCCATCGTGGCCGACAGCCTTTCCCCCGGCCTTGCCGCCCATGCCGCGCTTGGCGTCGTGCTGGGCAGCTATCGTTTCGATTCGTATCGCACGACCCCGCGCAAGGGCGAGGCAGAAAAGCTGGCCAGGGTGAGCGTGCTTGCGGCTGACCCGGCGGCCACGCAGGCGGCATGGCAGCCGCTTGCCGCGGTGGCGCGTGGCGTGTTCCTGTGCCGCGACCTGGTATCCGAGCCTGCCAACATGCTGCGCCCGCCGGAATTCGAGCAGCGCATCCTCGCCCTGCGCGATCTTGGCGTGGAAGTGGAGGTGCTCGACCGTGACGCCATGCACAAGCTGGGCTTTGGCGCGCTGCTGGGCGTGGCCCAGGGCAGCGATGCGCCGCCCCGCACCGTCATCATGCGCTGGAATGGCGGCGTGGCAGGCGAAGCCCCGGTGGCCTTCGTGGGCAAGGGCGTGACCTTTGATTCCGGCGGCATCTCGATCAAGCCTGCCGCTGGCATGGACGAGATGAAGACCGACATGGGTGGTGCCGCCGCCGTGGTCGGCACCATGGCGGCACTGGCCGGGCGCAAGGCGAAGGTCAACGCGGTTGGTGTGGTCGGCCTTGTTGAGAACATGCTGTCCGGCAACGCCCAGCGCCCCGGTGATGTGGTGCGCACGGCCGCGGGCCAGACGGTGGAGGTGCTCAACACCGATGCCGAAGGCCGCCTCGTGCTGGCCGATGTGCTGTGGTACACGCAGGACCGCTTCAAGCCGCGCTTCATGGTCAACCTTGCAACGCTTACCGGCGCGATCGTGGTCAGCCTTGGCGTGGAACGCGCGGGCCTGTTCTCGAACAATGATGAACTGGCGGGCTACCTGTCCGGCACGGGCGAGGCCACGGGCGAGAAGCTGTGGCGCATGCCGCTTGATGCCGCCTACCTCGAGCTGCTGCGCTCGGACATTGCCGACCTCAAGAACATCGGCGGCCGCCCCGGCGGGTCGATTACGGCAGCCAAGTTCCTTGAATGCTTTGTCAATGACGTGCCATGGGCGCATCTCGACATCGCGGGCACGGTGTTTTCATCCCGCGCCACGTCGCATGCGCCCAAAGGGGCCACCGGCTTTGGCGTGCGCCTGCTCGACCGCCTGGTCAGCACGCATTACGAGGGGTAA
- a CDS encoding DNA polymerase III subunit chi, with protein sequence MAQIGFYHLTRSKAVEVLPALLGRTLAAGRRAVIRCGTAERVAELDDGLWRSANPLWLPHGTKAMGHGEWQPIWLTEGEDVPNGATFAFVLDGVELPDLSPFERVFDLFDGHDEAAVAGARARWVAWREAGHELSYWQQQPKGWARRK encoded by the coding sequence ATGGCGCAGATCGGCTTCTATCACCTGACGCGTTCCAAGGCGGTGGAAGTGCTGCCCGCGCTGCTTGGCCGCACGCTTGCGGCGGGCAGGCGCGCGGTCATCCGCTGTGGCACGGCCGAGCGGGTGGCCGAACTCGATGACGGGCTGTGGCGTTCCGCCAACCCGCTATGGCTACCCCATGGCACAAAAGCCATGGGGCACGGGGAATGGCAGCCCATCTGGCTGACGGAGGGCGAGGACGTGCCCAATGGCGCGACCTTCGCCTTTGTGCTCGATGGCGTGGAACTGCCCGACCTTTCCCCCTTCGAGCGGGTGTTCGACCTGTTCGATGGGCATGACGAGGCCGCCGTGGCGGGTGCCCGCGCGCGCTGGGTGGCATGGCGCGAGGCCGGGCATGAGCTGAGCTACTGGCAACAGCAGCCCAAGGGCTGGGCGCGTCGCAAATAG
- a CDS encoding aldo/keto reductase has product MKTVTFPNGTTVPALGMGTWNMGDSDSRRADEIKSIHAGLEAGIRVVDTAEMYGSGRSEKLVGEAIRGRRDDVFLVSKVLPSNASRKGVRRACEASLKRLGTEYLDLYLLHWEGSEPLEETIAGFDDLVAADLIGSWGVSNFDTDAMREVESIKATTPCATNQVLYSLDYRGAEFDLLARDREAGIVTMAYSPLGQGGDLLRAPVLGRVAARHKTSLGPASPAQIALAWVLRQENVLAIPKAGSPKHQHENFAATEITLTRDDLAEIDAAIAPPRRKEALAMI; this is encoded by the coding sequence ATGAAGACGGTCACTTTCCCCAACGGCACCACCGTCCCGGCCCTTGGCATGGGCACATGGAACATGGGGGACAGCGACAGCCGCCGCGCGGATGAAATAAAAAGCATCCATGCAGGGCTTGAGGCCGGTATCCGCGTTGTCGACACCGCCGAGATGTACGGCTCCGGCCGATCGGAAAAACTGGTGGGCGAGGCGATACGCGGGCGGCGTGATGATGTGTTCCTGGTCAGCAAGGTGCTGCCCTCAAACGCATCGCGCAAGGGCGTGCGCCGCGCGTGCGAGGCCTCGCTCAAGCGGCTGGGCACCGAATACCTCGACCTCTACCTGCTGCACTGGGAGGGCAGTGAGCCGCTGGAGGAAACCATAGCAGGCTTTGATGATCTGGTGGCAGCGGACCTGATCGGCAGTTGGGGCGTTTCCAATTTCGATACCGACGCCATGCGTGAGGTGGAAAGCATAAAGGCCACCACGCCGTGCGCCACCAATCAGGTGCTGTACAGCCTTGACTACCGTGGCGCGGAATTCGACCTGCTGGCGCGTGACCGTGAAGCGGGGATCGTGACCATGGCTTATTCGCCATTAGGGCAGGGCGGCGACCTGCTGCGCGCGCCGGTGCTTGGCCGGGTGGCTGCACGGCACAAGACCTCGCTCGGCCCGGCAAGCCCCGCCCAGATTGCGCTCGCCTGGGTGCTGCGGCAGGAGAACGTGCTGGCCATACCCAAGGCAGGTAGCCCGAAGCACCAGCATGAAAACTTTGCCGCAACCGAAATCACTTTGACGCGCGACGATCTTGCCGAGATCGACGCCGCCATTGCCCCGCCGCGCCGCAAGGAAGCGCTGGCCATGATCTGA
- a CDS encoding NADH-quinone oxidoreductase: protein MSADVAALIRQGSPTPCAGRFVLEGEAWQAMIAGLPDADLPLLGLWADGVQVHALFRHDQTPLVASVVVSPGGYPALSPVCGGAGAPERIIHDLWGIPAIGGRRDPWLDQGRWPVATPLATHPAPTPGLPEGQEFTDSATVMQAGGTVLGYGPAEGDFRAPFHLRLGLPGERIVEVQSCMGYAHRGLAARLRGLAPEQAGRLVARIDATATVAHQLAFARALYNATGNPMPARTVAAGVMLGAVERIATHLDVLAQVSAMLGDGRSATLAATMLEQVRQACKNMCGRRLLFDVIPPAEALPVRVDDAQLASLAAQHAALHRLFWRPRGLAAQARGKGVVSAATAACWGIMGCNARGAERGQGDMTARLDTRLSEIGESLSLLAALPEAHMMEAERGKGEGLGWAEGPAGPVWHWVRLEAGHVAAWWCGDPSLALAQALPAILSGAAYEDVELILVSLGLSAAGADL, encoded by the coding sequence ATGAGCGCGGATGTCGCAGCCCTTATCCGCCAAGGCAGCCCCACGCCCTGCGCCGGGCGCTTTGTGCTTGAAGGTGAGGCGTGGCAGGCCATGATCGCGGGGTTGCCCGATGCGGACTTGCCCCTGCTGGGGCTATGGGCTGATGGCGTGCAGGTGCATGCCCTGTTTCGCCATGACCAGACACCGCTGGTTGCCAGTGTTGTGGTATCACCCGGGGGCTATCCGGCCCTGTCGCCCGTGTGTGGGGGGGCGGGGGCACCAGAGCGCATCATCCATGATTTGTGGGGCATTCCGGCTATTGGCGGCAGGCGCGATCCCTGGCTGGATCAGGGTCGATGGCCCGTGGCAACCCCTCTGGCGACCCATCCCGCCCCCACGCCCGGCCTGCCGGAGGGACAGGAATTCACCGACAGCGCGACGGTGATGCAGGCAGGCGGCACGGTGCTGGGTTATGGCCCGGCGGAAGGGGATTTCCGTGCTCCATTCCATCTACGGCTCGGCCTGCCGGGCGAGCGCATCGTGGAGGTGCAGTCCTGCATGGGCTATGCGCATCGCGGGCTGGCCGCGCGGCTGCGGGGGCTTGCGCCAGAGCAGGCCGGGCGGCTTGTGGCCCGGATTGATGCGACCGCAACCGTGGCGCACCAACTGGCTTTTGCCCGTGCCCTGTACAACGCGACTGGCAACCCCATGCCCGCGCGGACCGTGGCGGCAGGCGTGATGCTGGGCGCTGTGGAACGGATTGCCACCCATCTGGATGTGCTGGCGCAGGTCAGCGCGATGCTGGGCGATGGACGCAGCGCCACCCTGGCCGCCACCATGCTGGAGCAGGTGCGGCAGGCCTGCAAAAATATGTGCGGCCGACGCCTGCTGTTTGATGTCATTCCGCCCGCAGAAGCCCTGCCAGTACGTGTGGATGACGCGCAGCTTGCCTCGCTGGCGGCGCAGCATGCGGCCCTGCACCGGCTGTTCTGGCGGCCGCGTGGCCTTGCGGCGCAGGCACGTGGCAAGGGCGTGGTGTCCGCCGCAACGGCTGCCTGCTGGGGCATCATGGGCTGTAACGCGCGGGGGGCGGAAAGGGGGCAGGGTGATATGACCGCCCGGCTTGATACCCGCCTGAGCGAGATCGGGGAAAGCCTGTCCCTGCTTGCAGCCCTGCCTGAAGCCCACATGATGGAGGCTGAAAGAGGAAAGGGAGAAGGTCTGGGCTGGGCCGAAGGCCCGGCAGGTCCGGTCTGGCACTGGGTGCGGCTGGAGGCAGGGCATGTTGCCGCCTGGTGGTGTGGCGACCCGTCGCTGGCGCTGGCGCAGGCATTGCCCGCGATCCTGTCTGGCGCGGCTTATGAGGATGTTGAGCTGATTCTGGTCTCGCTGGGCCTGTCAGCCGCCGGGGCGGATCTGTAA
- a CDS encoding NADH-quinone oxidoreductase subunit B family protein encodes MAQMHLFWPEGTPLPRLEALDIFHIESGGCTGCALELASLSRALLAGNHPIRFVPTPRQAGMLLLTGSLTVGMAPVVELAWQAMPGPRVLAVIGDCAVDGGLFGGNYAVFGGVGVRARSSVSLPGCPPAPDEILASLVRWQASIKET; translated from the coding sequence ATGGCGCAGATGCACCTGTTCTGGCCCGAAGGCACGCCGTTGCCGCGGCTTGAGGCGCTGGACATCTTTCATATCGAAAGCGGTGGCTGCACCGGTTGCGCGCTTGAGCTGGCCAGCCTGTCGCGGGCGTTGCTGGCGGGCAATCACCCCATCCGCTTCGTGCCCACCCCACGGCAGGCGGGCATGCTGCTGCTGACCGGCAGTCTGACAGTAGGCATGGCGCCTGTGGTTGAACTGGCGTGGCAGGCCATGCCCGGCCCGCGCGTGCTGGCCGTGATCGGGGATTGTGCGGTGGATGGGGGGCTGTTTGGCGGCAATTATGCCGTATTTGGTGGCGTGGGCGTGCGGGCGCGCAGCAGCGTGTCGCTGCCCGGATGCCCCCCTGCGCCAGATGAAATCCTCGCCTCCCTCGTGCGCTGGCAGGCGAGTATTAAGGAAACATAA
- a CDS encoding phosphatidylcholine/phosphatidylserine synthase translates to MAVPPPADRSRRIRRLKKRQRPRVRGLSFNRMIPNLMTMLGLCAGLTGMRFGLEGRFGGAATALLIAACIDGLDGRIARLLRGTSRFGAEFDSLSDFLCFGVAPAFVLYLWALHEGGRFGYIPCIMFTVCMALRLARFNASLDDDANQPKYAANFFTGVPAPAGAGLALFPLFLGLEAQRLHLTWLYDFTREPLLPALTLSGTAFLLVSTLPVWSFKNFKVPSPFILPTMLGTGAYAAIMIAEPWGALAAAGVIYILLLPISRRSFHRLRRAAEDLQESDEPAPHSPG, encoded by the coding sequence ATGGCAGTTCCTCCCCCCGCCGACCGGTCACGCCGCATCCGCAGGCTGAAAAAACGCCAGCGCCCCCGCGTGCGGGGCCTGTCGTTCAACCGGATGATCCCCAACCTGATGACCATGCTCGGCCTGTGCGCGGGCCTGACGGGCATGCGATTCGGGCTGGAGGGACGCTTTGGCGGCGCGGCCACGGCCCTCCTCATTGCCGCGTGCATCGACGGGCTTGACGGTCGCATCGCGCGGCTGCTGCGCGGCACCAGCCGCTTTGGCGCGGAGTTCGACAGCCTGTCCGACTTCCTGTGCTTTGGGGTGGCCCCCGCCTTTGTGCTGTACCTGTGGGCGCTGCATGAAGGCGGGCGGTTTGGCTACATTCCGTGCATCATGTTCACGGTATGCATGGCGCTGCGGCTGGCACGCTTCAACGCCAGCCTTGATGATGACGCCAACCAGCCCAAATACGCCGCCAATTTCTTTACCGGCGTGCCGGCACCTGCCGGTGCGGGGCTGGCGCTGTTTCCGCTCTTTTTGGGGCTGGAGGCGCAGCGCCTGCACCTGACCTGGCTGTATGACTTCACCCGCGAGCCGCTCCTGCCCGCGCTGACGCTCAGCGGCACGGCCTTCCTGCTGGTGTCGACCCTGCCGGTCTGGTCGTTCAAGAACTTCAAGGTGCCTTCGCCGTTCATCCTGCCCACCATGCTGGGCACGGGGGCGTATGCCGCCATCATGATTGCCGAGCCATGGGGCGCGCTTGCGGCGGCAGGCGTGATCTATATCCTGCTCCTGCCCATCAGCAGGCGCAGCTTTCACCGCCTGCGGCGCGCGGCGGAAGATTTGCAGGAAAGTGACGAACCCGCGCCCCACAGCCCGGGCTAG
- a CDS encoding phosphatidylserine decarboxylase yields the protein MSLIQSLKLVLAPPHPAARPFLLASGAGAGIGRLLPWRATKLLGTASGLFFGFCLYFFRDPERVTPAEANVAVAPADGHIVSIEKVAPPPELDMGNAPVWRIATFLSVLDVHVNRMPIAGTVTRVSYHAGQFLNASLDKASELNERNALRLTLKDGRQLAVVQIAGLIARRILCDAEEGMQYEAGERFGLIRFGSRTDLYLPADVAPLVEVGQTMIGGETVMARL from the coding sequence ATGTCGCTAATTCAATCCCTCAAGCTTGTCCTTGCCCCGCCGCACCCGGCTGCGCGCCCCTTCCTGCTCGCCTCTGGCGCGGGCGCCGGGATCGGGCGGCTGCTGCCGTGGCGGGCGACAAAGCTGCTTGGTACGGCCAGTGGCCTGTTCTTCGGCTTCTGCCTGTATTTCTTCCGTGACCCCGAGCGCGTCACCCCGGCCGAAGCCAACGTGGCCGTGGCCCCGGCGGACGGGCATATCGTCTCGATCGAGAAAGTGGCTCCGCCGCCGGAACTCGATATGGGCAATGCCCCGGTCTGGCGTATCGCCACGTTCCTGTCGGTGCTCGACGTGCATGTGAACCGCATGCCCATCGCGGGCACGGTCACGCGCGTGTCGTACCATGCGGGGCAGTTCCTCAACGCCAGCCTCGACAAGGCCTCCGAACTCAATGAGCGCAACGCCCTGCGGCTCACGCTCAAGGACGGGCGGCAGCTTGCCGTGGTGCAGATTGCAGGCCTGATCGCGCGCCGCATCCTGTGCGATGCCGAAGAAGGCATGCAGTATGAGGCCGGCGAGCGCTTCGGCCTGATCCGCTTCGGTTCACGCACCGATCTATACCTGCCCGCTGACGTGGCCCCGCTTGTCGAGGTCGGGCAGACCATGATCGGCGGCGAAACCGTGATGGCACGGCTCTAA
- a CDS encoding class I SAM-dependent methyltransferase: MGANMHTAASFYASRRGQMAARLLGQRMAGFWPEGARGHMLGLGYALPFLPLWDRAGQPCFSARLDTPVTREGGPWQGRDCVVRGDSLPFDDLKFDRILMIHALETSEDKNTLLRQVWKILKDDGVLLLIVPNRAGLWAHADNSPFGQGTPFSRRQIDRWLANACFRAERHEDALYIPPAGPCPAGPATMAEWTGRTLFPRLGGVCMIEAVKDIYAGVPTRPATIMPAGLRLRPARLFSRSLTHRQRDGNAQDT; this comes from the coding sequence ATGGGCGCCAACATGCACACCGCCGCAAGCTTTTATGCTTCCCGCCGGGGCCAGATGGCCGCCCGGCTGCTCGGGCAGCGCATGGCCGGATTCTGGCCGGAGGGGGCGCGTGGCCACATGCTCGGGCTTGGCTACGCCCTGCCCTTCCTGCCGCTATGGGACCGGGCCGGGCAGCCCTGCTTCTCGGCAAGGCTCGACACGCCCGTCACGCGTGAGGGCGGCCCGTGGCAGGGCCGCGACTGCGTGGTGCGTGGCGACAGCCTGCCCTTCGATGACCTGAAATTCGACCGCATCCTCATGATCCACGCGCTTGAAACCAGCGAGGACAAGAACACCCTGCTGCGCCAGGTCTGGAAAATTCTCAAGGATGATGGCGTGCTGCTGCTCATTGTGCCCAACCGGGCCGGGCTGTGGGCGCACGCTGACAATTCACCCTTCGGGCAGGGCACGCCCTTTTCGCGCCGCCAGATCGACCGCTGGCTGGCCAATGCCTGCTTCCGCGCCGAGCGCCATGAAGATGCCCTGTACATTCCCCCCGCCGGTCCCTGCCCCGCAGGCCCCGCCACCATGGCGGAATGGACAGGGCGGACCCTTTTCCCCCGGCTCGGCGGCGTATGCATGATCGAGGCGGTGAAAGACATTTACGCCGGCGTGCCCACCCGCCCGGCCACGATCATGCCCGCAGGGCTGCGGCTGCGGCCCGCGCGGCTGTTTTCGCGCAGCCTCACCCATCGCCAGCGGGATGGAAACGCGCAGGATACTTGA
- the gloB gene encoding hydroxyacylglutathione hydrolase, producing MTRKLLIEAVPILSDNYAWFVHDGPSGPAAMIDPAEEAPLVSAIDEAGGRLDMIFLTHHHVDHIAAAEALRQRYGARIVGAAADAYRLPPLDIAVRDGDVVPFGTQQVQVIATPGHTSGEVSYYFPTGPALFCGDTLFSMGCGRLFEGTPADMFASLRRINALPGETLLCCGHEYTQSNARFALHVDPDNPAVQARAAEVATLRARGLSTLPVRLDVERATNPFLRAPDVATLGRLRKEKDSF from the coding sequence ATGACACGGAAGCTTTTGATCGAGGCGGTTCCCATCCTGTCGGACAATTACGCCTGGTTCGTGCATGATGGCCCGTCAGGCCCCGCCGCCATGATCGACCCCGCTGAGGAAGCGCCGCTTGTCAGCGCCATCGATGAAGCGGGCGGGCGGCTGGACATGATCTTCCTCACCCACCACCATGTCGACCATATTGCCGCAGCCGAGGCCCTGCGCCAGCGTTATGGCGCGCGGATCGTGGGGGCGGCGGCGGATGCGTACCGCCTGCCACCGCTCGATATCGCGGTGCGCGATGGCGATGTGGTGCCGTTTGGCACGCAGCAGGTGCAGGTGATTGCCACGCCGGGCCATACCTCAGGCGAGGTGTCGTATTATTTCCCCACGGGGCCTGCGCTGTTCTGTGGCGATACGCTGTTCAGCATGGGCTGCGGGCGCCTGTTCGAGGGCACGCCGGCCGACATGTTCGCCTCGCTCCGCCGCATCAATGCCCTGCCCGGTGAGACGCTGCTGTGCTGCGGGCATGAATATACGCAGTCAAACGCGCGTTTCGCCCTGCATGTTGATCCGGACAATCCCGCCGTGCAGGCGCGCGCGGCCGAGGTCGCCACCCTGCGGGCGCGTGGCCTGTCCACCCTGCCAGTCAGGCTTGATGTGGAGCGTGCGACCAATCCCTTCCTGCGCGCGCCCGACGTGGCGACGCTGGGCCGGTTGCGAAAAGAGAAGGACAGCTTCTGA
- the phaR gene encoding polyhydroxyalkanoate synthesis repressor PhaR: MSVSSAPVVIKKYANRRLYDTEVSAYITLENLMDMVKLDRAFVILDARTGDDITRGVLAQVMLEEETRGRAMLPVAFLRQLIRCYGDSRQGEVSDYLERMMGEFMDRQAPDAAGDGLEALGHEQAAVVRQAMSLFTSLYAVERAGNRTVENLLQEIMDLRQQVKTLQDQLEGHPPTAD; this comes from the coding sequence GTGTCGGTCTCTTCTGCTCCCGTCGTTATCAAGAAATATGCCAACCGGCGGCTGTACGATACCGAAGTGTCGGCATACATCACGCTCGAGAACCTGATGGACATGGTCAAGCTCGACCGTGCCTTTGTCATTCTCGATGCCCGCACCGGCGATGACATTACCCGTGGCGTGCTCGCCCAGGTGATGCTTGAGGAGGAAACGCGCGGCCGCGCCATGCTGCCGGTCGCCTTCCTGCGCCAGCTTATCCGCTGTTATGGCGATAGCCGGCAGGGCGAGGTATCTGACTACCTTGAGCGCATGATGGGCGAATTCATGGACCGCCAGGCCCCGGATGCGGCGGGTGACGGGCTTGAGGCGCTCGGGCACGAGCAGGCCGCCGTGGTGCGGCAGGCCATGTCGCTGTTCACCTCGCTTTACGCCGTTGAGCGCGCGGGCAACCGCACGGTGGAGAACCTGCTGCAGGAAATCATGGACCTGCGCCAGCAGGTGAAAACGCTGCAGGACCAGCTTGAAGGTCATCCCCCCACGGCGGACTGA